A single genomic interval of Saccharospirillum mangrovi harbors:
- a CDS encoding class II fumarate hydratase produces MRTESDSFGELEVPDDAYYGAQTARALTNFQVSGERLPDAFINALLSIKAAAARANAELGTLAADRAEAIVAATEQARELDYDAQFPLDVFQTGSGTSTNMNVNEVVAHLAHEASGLDIHPNDDVNASQSSNDSIPTAIQVSSALAVETELLPAITALRDRIDERGNAFANIVKTGRTHLMDAMPITLQQEFSAWSEALSTSQRRLQQSLVRIKSLPQGGTAIGTGINAPKGFAERFCFHLNQQIHSDFSPHNNAFYGISSQDASLELSSHLKGLAATLIKISNDLRWMNSGPLAGLAEVELPALQPGSSIMPGKVNPVIPEAVLMAAYQVIGFDTAITLAAQSGNFQLNVSLPLIARNLLQGTQLMTQACEHLAAKAIAGLKANTAAIEAPLHRNPILVTALNPVVGYQKAAEIAKAAYKNGRPIIDVATEMTDLSREELERLLDPTILAHPQD; encoded by the coding sequence ATGCGCACCGAATCCGACAGCTTTGGCGAACTCGAGGTCCCCGACGACGCCTATTACGGTGCCCAGACCGCACGGGCACTGACCAACTTCCAGGTTTCCGGCGAGCGTTTGCCGGACGCCTTCATCAACGCCCTGCTCAGCATCAAAGCCGCCGCCGCCCGCGCCAACGCCGAGTTGGGCACGCTGGCCGCCGACCGTGCCGAGGCCATTGTCGCGGCCACCGAACAGGCCCGCGAGCTGGACTACGACGCCCAGTTTCCGCTCGATGTCTTTCAGACCGGTTCCGGTACCAGCACCAACATGAACGTCAACGAAGTGGTGGCGCATCTGGCGCACGAAGCCAGCGGGCTGGACATACATCCCAACGACGACGTCAACGCCAGTCAAAGCAGCAACGACAGCATTCCCACCGCCATTCAGGTCAGCAGTGCGCTGGCAGTTGAAACCGAATTATTGCCAGCCATTACCGCGCTGCGCGATCGCATCGACGAACGCGGCAACGCCTTCGCCAATATCGTCAAAACCGGCCGCACCCATTTAATGGACGCCATGCCGATCACACTGCAACAGGAATTCTCCGCCTGGAGCGAAGCGCTGAGCACCAGCCAACGTCGGCTGCAACAAAGCCTGGTGCGGATCAAATCGCTGCCTCAGGGCGGCACGGCCATCGGTACCGGCATCAATGCGCCAAAAGGTTTTGCGGAGCGTTTTTGCTTTCATCTGAATCAGCAAATTCACAGCGATTTCAGTCCGCACAACAACGCCTTTTACGGCATCAGCAGTCAAGATGCGTCGCTGGAATTGTCGTCGCATTTGAAAGGCCTCGCGGCCACGCTGATTAAAATCAGCAACGATTTGCGCTGGATGAATTCCGGGCCATTAGCAGGCCTCGCGGAAGTGGAATTGCCGGCCCTGCAACCGGGTTCATCGATTATGCCAGGCAAGGTGAATCCGGTGATTCCCGAAGCGGTATTGATGGCGGCTTATCAGGTGATTGGCTTTGATACGGCGATCACTTTGGCTGCCCAGTCAGGCAATTTCCAGCTCAACGTCAGCCTGCCATTAATCGCCCGTAATTTGCTGCAAGGCACTCAATTAATGACACAGGCGTGCGAGCACTTAGCAGCAAAAGCCATCGCTGGCTTGAAGGCAAATACCGCCGCCATTGAAGCGCCGTTGCACCGCAATCCGATTCTGGTGACAGCGTTGAATCCGGTAGTGGGTTATCAAAAGGCGGCGGAAATCGCCAAGGCGGCGTACAAAAACGGCCGGCCGATTATCGATGTCGCCACCGAGATGACCGACCTTTCACGCGAGGAATTGGAACGCTTGCTGGACCCAACCATCCTGGCCCATCCGCAAGACTGA
- a CDS encoding HlyC/CorC family transporter produces MSDERPTSSNPGRRSWLERLSDAFTGEPKDREDLLSVLKDAQDKDILDSEAFKIIEGALNVSDMHVRDIMIPRSQMVSVEVDETIEDWLGKIVESGHSRFPVLGEHSDEVVGVLLAKDLLGLGLQTGFKLDVMQARLSSLIRSVNFVPESKRLNVLLKDFRSNRNHMAVVVDEYGQTAGLVTIEDVLEEIVGEIEDEHDDAADANIRPNGNGGFLVQALTPIEDFNDHFQTEFSDEEFDTIGGIVMHKFGKVPKRDESITLGDLMVRVINADNRRVRAFEVTRLDLSDDR; encoded by the coding sequence ATGAGCGACGAACGACCCACGAGTAGCAACCCCGGAAGGCGGTCCTGGCTGGAACGACTGTCGGATGCCTTTACCGGGGAACCCAAGGATCGCGAAGATCTGCTCAGCGTACTCAAAGACGCTCAGGACAAAGACATCCTGGACAGCGAAGCCTTCAAGATCATCGAAGGCGCGCTCAATGTGTCGGACATGCACGTCCGCGACATCATGATTCCCCGCTCGCAAATGGTCAGCGTGGAAGTCGATGAAACCATCGAAGACTGGCTCGGCAAAATCGTCGAATCCGGTCACTCCCGCTTCCCGGTTCTGGGCGAACATTCCGACGAAGTGGTCGGCGTTCTGCTCGCCAAAGACCTGCTCGGTCTCGGCCTGCAAACCGGCTTTAAGCTGGATGTTATGCAAGCCCGCCTGTCCAGCCTGATCCGCTCGGTGAATTTCGTCCCCGAAAGCAAACGCCTCAACGTCTTGCTCAAGGATTTCCGCTCCAACCGCAACCACATGGCGGTGGTGGTTGACGAATACGGCCAGACGGCTGGTCTGGTCACCATCGAAGACGTGCTGGAAGAAATCGTCGGTGAAATTGAAGACGAACACGACGATGCGGCCGATGCCAACATTCGCCCCAACGGCAATGGCGGTTTTCTGGTGCAGGCGCTGACACCGATCGAAGATTTCAACGACCATTTCCAGACCGAATTCAGCGACGAAGAATTCGACACCATCGGTGGCATCGTCATGCACAAATTCGGCAAAGTGCCCAAGCGTGACGAATCCATCACCCTGGGCGATCTGATGGTGCGCGTCATCAACGCCGACAACCGCCGCGTGCGCGCCTTCGAAGTCACCCGTCTCGACCTCAGCGACGATCGTTGA
- the ybeY gene encoding rRNA maturation RNase YbeY — MTLDLDLQLASSGNNLPQPAQFELWLTQALAGYRDHASVCIRLVDEAESQTLNRDYRGKDKPTNVLSFPFEAPPGIDDPEAQALLGDLVICVPVLQREAAEQGKTELQHWAHLVIHGALHLLGFDHIEPEDAEVMETIERQVLANLGLPDPYLLPDATDSEQG, encoded by the coding sequence ATGACACTCGACCTCGACCTGCAACTGGCCAGCAGCGGCAATAACTTGCCGCAGCCGGCCCAATTCGAGCTGTGGCTGACACAGGCACTGGCCGGTTATCGCGACCACGCCAGTGTCTGCATCCGCCTGGTCGATGAAGCCGAAAGCCAGACGCTGAATCGCGATTATCGCGGTAAAGACAAACCCACCAACGTCCTGTCATTCCCGTTTGAAGCGCCACCGGGCATCGACGACCCAGAGGCACAGGCTTTGCTAGGCGATCTGGTGATTTGCGTACCGGTACTGCAACGCGAAGCCGCCGAACAAGGCAAAACGGAACTGCAACACTGGGCGCATCTGGTCATTCACGGCGCCTTGCATCTGCTCGGTTTTGACCACATTGAGCCGGAGGATGCCGAAGTGATGGAAACCATTGAACGTCAGGTGCTGGCCAATCTCGGCCTGCCCGACCCCTATCTGCTGCCGGACGCCACCGACAGTGAACAGGGTTAA